The DNA sequence ttttatgtcatttacaaattttagGCTGAACTTGTTTTAAAACTTTTACACCACATTGCTTAGCCCAAaatgattttaagaaatatctAAACACAGCGACAGTTACAGAAATTAAATGGATTCAAAGTGGAAggtcatttaataatttttcttaattacatATGCATCctttgtataaaataattattcaaaacatCCCATATTCAAAACATCCCAAAACTCACTTTTATATAGATAGATTGTTGACAATATATTGATATGTTGACTACAGGTacttattttctcattttgtaTGTATAGATTGTTGacagtatatttattttattttgactgCATGtacttattttcttgttttgtatcaatagtactccctccgtctccgattaaaagtcacacttttccattttggtccgtcgctaattaagagtcacatttcatttttactataaatagtaagtaggccccgcattccactaactcaattcactcacattttattataaaaccaatataaaaaaatggatctcatattccactaattttttcatccaacttttctttacatttctaaaactcgtgtccggtcaaagtgtgactcttaatcagggacggaggaagtatgtcttaactttcaatatttttgttactCCTTAcccaactaaaaataatagaacAGTTTTTTCAAGCTAACCCTATTTTTGAAGAGGACTAAATTCATAATTCAAGCAATTGcataaaattgcaataaaCAATTTGACACTAGTCTAATTGGTCTAATTTTGGTAGCcaagaatgataaaaattaatctattttttttaatggatgGATGGAATAGAATTCTCTAAAATTAGTTTGGTAATATCTAGatcattttagtaataaaacaaaaagaatataaaagaaCACATCAGAGAAAATTAGAAGAACTAAGGAAGACCTTTAAATATAAGTGggttatatcattttatacaaGTTAAGTTTGAAAATAAGTATTTCTTAGTTTCGCAGATAACtgaataaagagaataatcaaagataaaaacttcattatagtatatataaatttccTTCCACGACATGTGATATCATCCCAGTTAAATGAGAAACATATGGCACAAATGAGAAAGTATTCAATGGTGAAAGAGCTCTATTatcataaagaaaatataatattatacattaatatatatagatttatttttgaaaaatgattaataacTTGAACTATGTTTACCTTGAAGTTAGAATTACTGATCGTGCAGATTCATCAATCCTCATAAAAACGACAACATGATTCAAGCACCACAAGCTAAATGTGTTGGTCCAACCACCTGTAACATTTTCACGCACTAATAACATTATGCTTTTAAATTAGCTAAAGACAGATAAAAGCCCAGTTTTTTTTAACTCTATAGTGCAAACAACAAATCACTTGATATgtacattttgaattattttatagtaagtCTCTTAGTGAATCCTCAGCAATAACTTATCATACTCATTTTGCATAAAATTCTagaggagaagaagaggagattcATAGAATAATTTTCGCATcagaattataaaaatataaattcaaggGCATTAGTGTTAATTAGTGGACTCTTTAGACTATTGATTAAATCCATAATGTTATTTCTCAAGTTGGCATAGTTTATTTATCAATGAcgaaactaaaataaaacaaatgtaatttaacacttattatatataatcataGGGGTGTATTATATTGTCAACTCAactttaaattgctaactacaactaaataatagacATTGGATCATGAAATCAAGGCATAAGATTATTCATCTatgaatatcaatacaatgcaCATAAcattaaattgctaactacaactaaataataaacatTAGATCATGAAATGAAGACATAAGATTATTCATCTatgaatatcaatacaatgcacataatatgtcaattaGAGTATTGTGTCAATTGAgcaaaagttagttataaccaacttttaaaaaacatccagaaaaaaaactaattataactatctcaatctaaattatttttttacacaacttttatcaaattaaatataattttataaggattatAAAGAGATTTCACTTGCCTATGTTCCGatgtaaaatttttttaaaaaatcttgaattttcgtattttttgGATAGCAGTTCAATATCAAGATAGCTatcataatatgtcaatataatatatatataaaatgtgaatgctaaattgtgttgacatattcAATGAATCGTATTGATATgtttaatacactatattgacattttaataaaaaactctaatttggtagttttcttatctttttgaatataaataataataaaacgaaATTACACTGACAATTTGTAGACCACTAGATCTCTACTaatcttataatattaaataagttgtaattagcaattaaaGATTCAGTTAACAATTCATCACACCCTCATATATTCACACATAGATACCAAGAATAAATAACAAAGAAATATAAccacaataatattaaatgcagataataaaaatatgtcatgATAGGAAATTAggaataaaacaataaaataaaagaataaataatccGTGCAAACCGATGTTGTACTTTTGGATATCCAATGTTGTACCTTATAAAATTCcccataaaagaaaaaaaaaattcgaccAGTAAAGTTAATTGTTCGTTAAATCGTCTCTGATCTCTCCAATCGCATCATCTCCCCCATTTTTCTCCTTCGACCCGACGTTGAATTCCCATAAATTTCCCCCCAATTGATTACAAATTGCCAATTATGAGTTCTGTTTGAGCTGATTGCGTCGCGAGTTTGGAGCTTAAGATACCGGTGGACGTTGATATTGATGGAGTAATGTGGTGATCTAGGGTTTGGAGAAGGGGCATAAGAAATGGCGGGAGTAGGCATGGAGAAATTCGAGGAGTACTTCCAGAAGGCGGATGCGGATCGCGACGGCCGGATCAGTGGAGCTGAGGCGGTGAATTTTCTGCAGGGATCCAATTTGCCCAGACAAGTCCTTGCGCAGGTTAATTTCATTACTTTATGTTTCGTTTTTAGCTCAATTTCGGTAGTTTGCGAGTTTAACTTAACTATACGTTGGTAATTTCGGCTGGCGTGTTTTGGGTTCCGTCAGTCAAGTTTGAAATGTTTCCATCTAATATCCGGGGATGTGGATGTTTAGAGGTTTTAGTCATTGGTTAGTACTGTTATGGGTTTTCAGAGTTGTATTAAGGTGATGGAGTTGTGGGAGTAATAGTAATGTTTGTAGTAAGCTGAGCAATGGAGTTGGATTGCTCACTTTATGTCTGGAACTTTATACTCAATAATGGAAGAGGTTTAAAATTGAACCTCTCACCTTTCTAACCAACAGTGGGATGGGATGCAATTAAATACTTGATGATAGCTGTCTTACACTTTGGGGATTGTTAAGAGTAATTGAGTAACCCAGCTAGCAGATATGCCACAGTGCCCCCTGCTCATCCTGATTTGTTTGATGATTATAATGTGCTGATGTTTGTTCTATATCGAACTTGTTGCTGCAGATATGGATGTATGCTGACCAAAATGGCACTGGTTTTCTCAGTCGTCCTGAGTTTTATAATGCTCTTAAGCTTGTTACAGTGGCTCAAAGCAAGCGAGAATTAACAAAAGATATTGTTAAGGCAGCCTTATATACTCCGGCTTCTGCCAAAATCCCACCCCCCCAAATAAATGTACCCGCTACACCTGGACCACACCCAAGCCCAGTGGTTGCTTCACCTTTGACACAGGTCGGTGCAACTCCCCAACCATCTTCTCAAAATCTTGGATTCAGAGGACCTGCTCCTCCTACTTCAAGCTTTAACCAGCAATCTGGAACAGTTCTGTCAACTTCAGGCATGAACCAACAGCTTAGACCGGTGCCTTCTTCTACTGGCATGAACCAGCAGTTTGGGATGGTACCTTCAAGTGTGGGAGTGAACCAACAATCTGGGACAGTTCTGTCAACTTCAGGCATGAACCAACAACTTAGACCGGTGCCTTCTCCTACTGGCATGAACCATCAGTTTGGGATGGGACCTTCAAGTGTGGGAGTGAACCAACAGCTTTTACAGGGACAGCCTGCCAGTCTGAACCATCAGTATGGCCAGGTTCCCCCAAATACAAATGTGAACCCACAATTTTTCCCCTCACAAGGTAGTCAGGTGAGACCTCCTATATCCATGCCTACTGGTCCTGCTTCACGTCCACCTCAGGCGGCTAGTGGTCCATATATTTCTGGAGGCATGACTGGAATTGGCCTTCCAAACACAAATAATGGTTTTTCAGTTGGGTCTTCCGTTGGACCTGCTACACAAGTTTCAGATAGAGGAGTTAATCCATCCATATCATCAGTTGCTCCAAATTCCCAAGACCCACTTGCATCCTTCTCGGGTGCCAAGGATCCTAAAGCATTTGTTAGTTCAGGTATTGGGCCTAATTCATCTGCCATGTTTTCTAGTGACCTGTTCTCTGCAAATCAGTCTTCATCCCAAAAAGTTTATTCTACTCCGCAACAACCTACAAGTAGCCTGCCTACATCTACTGCTGTTGACCCTGTTAGTTCGAGTGCCCAGACTTCGGCTAAGCCTGATCCCTTTGAAGCTTTACATAGCACTCTCAGAAAACCACCTGCTGCAGTTCCGGCTGCACAGACACAGTATGTCCCCAAGCCTAATCAGCAGGCTCCAACTCAAGTTACCTCCTCAGGCTTGACACCTGTATCCCTAACGGGTATGGGGAATGCAATGTCAGAGCCCTCACAGATTTCATGGCCAAAAATGACACGAGCTGACATTCAAAAGTATGCAAAAGTTTTTATGGAAGTAGACACTGATAGAGATGGGAAAATTACTGGTGATCAGGCTCGCAACCTGTTCTTGGGTTGGAGGCTGCCAAGAGGTATGGACTTCATTAGCTATATTCATACTCCTCTAATGGTTTCTACTCAAACAATTACGGTTGAATTTAGTTAgtgatatttttcttacaaAAGTTTTATGATTATGCACATCCTACCTATTTATCACCATTCCATGATGAACTTATCTGGTCATCTGGAATGCCAcctaatattcataaaatactTGTACACTTCGCAATTCTCCTTTACTATTTGACGGCTAATGGAATGTCCTTTGTATTCTTATGCTTTACTGTCTGGAAGTATTGTTGAATTTCATGAATAACCTTGATGCTTGCGGATTATGGAGTTATGCATGTGCATTAAccatttgaaattttgtcatATGGAGTACTCCATAACTTATTGTAAAGCTGCTAAGTGCTAACACATCTAGGAGCAGATTTAGATGTCATGCTAATTCCTAAGTTGAATTCTTTGCCCAGATGCTTCTGTCAATTCAAATCTGTAGAAGTCTATTTATAGATTTCTGAGCGGTCCAACTATGATTTTCTTTGCTGTgaactttgtttattatttctatttgtcCTCCCTCTCCCCCTTTTTGGGTGTGTGAGTGGCCtagaacataaaaatatataccagCATATTACTAGATAACAACACACTTaccaatatatatgtgatCATCTCCAGAGGTCTTAAAGCAGATTTGGGATCTATCAGATCAAGATAGTGATAGCATGCTTTCTTTAAGGGAGTTCTGTGTTGCACTCTATTTGATGGAGCGGTACAGGGAAGGAAAGCCTCTTCCATCTGTGATCCCAAATAGTGTCATGCTCGACGAAACTTTAGTAACTTTGGCTGGTCCACCTACAGCTTATGGTGGTATGACATGGAATCCTGCTTCAGGTACTGATTGGGTTGCGCTTGTCTTAATTTTAACTTGCGTCCTTCAAACTGTTATGCCTGATTTCTCTTGGTTTTAGGAATAAGACCACAGCAGGGCTTGCCTGGTGTTCAACCAGTTACGCATGCTGGTTTAAGACCACCATTGCAGCCAGTAGTCTCTCAGGCTGATGGATCAAGGCAATATAATCAGAATGCTGGAGGTCGTACATTAGATAATTCACTTGGAAATCAACACAGTAATGGGCTGGTCAATGCTTTGGATGTTGGGGGTCAGGAAGCAGCAGAAACTACTGAAAAGGTACCTGTTGCCATTCCATCCCCTTGCATCTTTTGGTTGTATCTAGGAttatcctttttttaattcaacttCAAGTCTTTCTGGTCATTATACTTTGTCTTGTTGTCTTGAGTGTTCTTGAAGATTTGTATGTCTCCATTGTGTTTGTATTTATCTGTATTTCCAGTGGAAAAGATCCTTTGGTAAGATTCTTTTGTGATTTTTCACCTCAAACTCGCTGAAGTCAAAATAGATTCGGATGAGGATTTGTACCTTGTGTAAGGATGTTAATGAGCGTGCCATATTTTTGGACTAAAACTTTTGTCGTCAGTtgtgtaagaaaaaaaaagcatcCCGCCTTCAATCCAATCCCAACCATATAGATCCTTTGTGAGCACCAAGTTCTATAAACTTGGTCTAACAAGTTTCTTGTAATGAATGGTAGGTTGACAACAAGGAGAATGTGCTTTTGGATTCCAGAGAGAAGCTTGAATACTATCGAACAAAAATGCAAGACCTTGTACGCCACTGTACTCATTAAACTTATGCTTGCTATTTGCCATCATAATTATGCACAACCACAATTACCTAATTTTGATGCATATGATTTACAATTATTTGCCTTCTTTGTCAAAATTGTATTTCAGGTTTTGTACAAAAGTAGATGTGATAATCGACTTAATGAAATTACAGAAAGGGCTAGAGCTGACAAGAGCGAGGTATGTTTGGAATTCAAGATACACACTCAAGCAGTCAACTCCATTGCACTTAAGTATTCAcaatattattgattatttgaggaaatttatttaaaatccaGGCTGAGTTGCTGGAGAAgaaatatcaagaaaaatacaaacaagTTGCAGAAATTCATTCAAAGTTAACTATTGAAGAGGCTTCCTTTCGTGACATTCAGGCAAGTTTTACTTTGATCCTACCGCTGACATTGTTCGTATCATCTACTTGTTTGCTTGGCTGACCATACAAGCTTTATAATTGCTCAGCCACTTAGAATTTGATTAAGGTGGAGTTTGTCTAAGTTTATAATTGAGTTACTTAGAATTTCATTAAGGTgtagtaaaatagaaaaggttGTGAAGAAATCCAGATGAGTTGCtccctcatttttttttgcatttgctCTTGACGTCTTTGACATGGTCTTTTCAATCTACAATACCCATCCCCATTTATGTTGAGAGATTACAAGATAAATTGTCTTCATTCACCAAACCTTACTGTGAATGGACCACTGACGGGATGACAGCCACATTACCAGATTCAGTTTGATATCACTGTTACGGTGTTACCCCATTTTAGATGTTTTCATCCCGGCCTAGCCAGAAATCCTAATTGCTGCCTGCTAGTGCTATGTGGTATTAATGTATCCTAATTTCCATTCGGAACCTCCTTCCTTCCATTGCGACTCTAAAAGCACATATTTCTGTAATGCTCAGTTTTCTTGTGGACTTCTCTGAATTTCCTTCTGATGCATATTGTGGTTGTGTAACCTACTTGAATTTATCTCCCTCTCAACGATTATTGTTAAATTGATTCATAGCCAATATTACATATTAATAGGAACGGAAGATGGAGTTACAACAAGCAATTACCAAAATGGAACAAGGTGGAAGTGCTGATGGTATTCTTCAGGTTAGTACCGTCGCTTAGCTAGGATGGCGTTTGGTCTTTTACATGCCCTTCAGCCGTTTGAAGTTGCATTTGATTTACGTACCTGCCACCTGGTTTTAGGTGCGTGCTGATCGTATACAATCCGATCTTGAGGAACTATTAAAAGCATTGGCTGAACGTTGCAAGAAACATTCTGTAGAAGTCAAGTCTGCGGCAATAATTGAGCTTCCCCAAGGTAATCTTATATTGACCATGACTTTGCATCATTCCATCACCACTTCACTCTCTCTCATGCTGGAAATGATATCAATGTTATGCTCACGCCAACTAAAGAACTTCATGCTTTATTCCTTAATCTGATCATTTCCTTTGCATTCATAAATTTGGTGTTCTAGTTACTACATTTCATATGACCCAAAAATAAAGGCTGAAAGTTTAGTggcaaaaaaacaaaagaagaaatagaGCTCGTTTTTCCATGTTATAGGTGTTTGGTAGCAGAACATTATTGTATTagccaataaaaaatttgagatGGGAACTAGTGGAAAggttcaaataaaaaatggagggAAGAGAGTTGATGAATATAAGGCTAAGGGTACACGAAAGCCATGAAATGAAGTGGTGAAGGCTTGAAGCAATCTCAGATATCTAAGCAATGTATGGAAACTAGAGAGATAGTATGTTCTGGTTGCGGTTTTTAGTCTTATAGTGGTCTTAGAGTTTGAGTTAAGGGAATCAGGAACAGCAATTTATGGATTACTGTTAGTGCAAGAAATGCAGTATCAGTTTTTTAGTGTCACTGGCTACTTCATAAGTCAAGTTAAATACCAAACAGTGTTTCAATAACTTCACCAAACATGAGGTTCACCAGATATGTAGCATGAACATTGAATCACCTTACGTCGAGTTTTTATCACTAATTACAACATTTGTGTTCATACCTCTACTTACTATCCACATCATCCATTTTGTCATACCTGAATCTCATTCATTAtgcttaatttaattttaatttgtcacTGCCTGGccattaaatttattcttatttttttcttaaggTTGGCAACCTGGGATCCCAGAGATAGCAGCGGTATGGGATGAAGATTGGGACAAGTTTGATGATGAAGGTTTGACATCTCTTACCCTCGTCCTTGCCATTGCACTTCCGTACACAATTACACATAATTGTTCTCATTCCCACATAATTTTCAATGACCTCTTAATCTGAAGTCTGCTTTTACAATGAATTCTtgcattattaaaaataaatcttgcATTATAGATGACATACCCTTTTTTCTTACAGGATTTTCTTTTGATGTTGCCCTTCCTGAAAAGGGCAAGCCAGCATCtgttgagagagaaaaatctTCTCCAACGCATAGCTATTCCCCCCCTGATTCACCCTCCAATGCTTCCGAGCCTGAGAAACCCTTTGTGGCCGGGCCTAGTGCCTTCGATGCAGAATCAGTTTTCAGTGCCGATGAGTCAAAGAGTCCACGTGGAAGTCCAGAGAGGCCAACATCATATGAAAGTCCGTCTAAAGAATACTCAGAGGGTCATTTCAGAAAAAGCTCTGATGGAGATGCTGAAACCAACAggtctaatttttttttgccatacAGTGACACACTGCACAGCCTTCTTAATCATCAAACTATCTTGTGAGTTTCTTCATTGCATGCTCTTGATCCTTATATCCCTGACCTGCAGAGGCTTTGATGAACCTTCTTGGggtgattttgataacaatGATGATATTGATTCAGTGTGGGGCTTCAATACTAAGGCAAGTAGTTTTGTTGCCtgctttctcttatttattatgtTCATGAGACTGACAATTTTATCACACAATTTTTGCCAGAAAAATGATTCTTTGATCTGTATGTGAAATGTGCATAGACTTGATAGTCATTTCTTAATGGAACTTTACATCCAGCTCAAGCTAGAGTGAAACATTCGTTGAATTTTGAAGTACTTTCTGactatcattattattttttgtttaatttacgATCACTACTATTAGGATCCTGACGGTGCAAAGAACGACGAAAAATATTTCTTCGGCTCTAATGATTTTGGTGCAAGTTCAGAAAGAAGCATCTCTCCTCATGCAGAAAGTGCATTCCCAAAGAGTAACCTGTTCTTTGAGGATTCTGTTCCCAGCACCCCACTTACGAGGGCCGGTGATTCTCCAAGGTATGGCAATGATTCAAGAGACCCGTTCGAGAGTTTCTCAAGGTATGATTCGTTCAGCACACAGGATCATGCCTCATCTCCCCGTGGAGAGACCTATGGTCGGTTTGACTCCATAAGTAGCTCGAGGGGCTTTGACCACAGCAGCAATTATTCATTTGATGACTCCGACCCCTTCGGTTCTAGTGGCCCATTTAAGGTCTCGTCAGATACCAGTAAAGAAAAATTCTAGACGATTCGGGACTGTACACGTGAAATTACACAAAACAGCAGCAGCATTGAGATTTTACCTGCGTTTGATCACTGCAGAAATCAGCAAATTTTTGTAGTATGATATTGCTCCAGAAAGAAGATAGTAGAACGACAGGCATATGCGCGTTCTGCTTCGCGTATACGGTGTAAAAGATGATCACAAGACGCAGGAATGCAATATTTGAAGATTTCTTGGGAAATTTTTTGTTGTCGCCCTTTCCTGCTGAAGACGAGCTGCTTGtattcttttcattatttttcccCAAGAATTGTTTCTTTTACTTCTGTTTTGGgattcttgtttctttttttacttttgttaatTCCATTTGTGTTGTTCTTTTGGGTTCGGGATGTGTGTGACTGTACAAGAAATTATCTAATACTATGTTGTAATTGATGACTGAAAACATGATGTATTTTCCTTTGTAATCTATATTCTGATGATGTGCTGAATTTGGTATTGTAATTTAGCAGTTCTGGTTTCTCATGGAATTTCGCATAACACATTCTTTATTTACTCGAACTATCAACTCTTTTGATGGTGGAGATGGGAACCTTACTCACTCAACATTTCGtctatagaaaattaaataaacattgCAAAGATTACTTTTAACTAATTGTTTAATCctatatttaaataccatAGGGAGATTAATAAgtgaaattttgtaaaaattcaaagcaaatctcagtCATTGGATTTTATGCTGTAAtcgttagattaatgccacgtgtcatctaataatggAGAAAATATTCAGTGGTCCGAGCATACCACGTGGAAAGATGATGTGGTATGTCCTCCCAATAATATTGACAAATAAACATACACAATGGCCCAACCTCCAACTAGAAACATACATGGCTATGCAATATATGGAAGTTTTGCATATTTCACATATAACAAATATAGCCATAAATACAACAcagatctatttttttatgaacttaaaattttcaaatcaattaaaaaagtcATTGTTGCTGCTATATATtgcggaaaaaaaaattcaaaaattttaatcaacaaCTTACAATATGTGATAaaatttgcttttattttttattgttagcATTTTTATAGCTAGTATTTcacacaataaaatataaagatagttaatagtagtataataatgaaaatgtttaaaaagttcaaaacgcttatttttatgcaattaaaaGGAGATTATATTGGTTAAAAGATatcaactaaaaaacaaataagaaataattttataaaactaaatatgtaaaatttattattacttaATCAAAAAAGAACAATTATATGTATCTTGCAGAagagataaatttttttaagaaatacaatTCTTACTAATgatatttaacaaattttatctTGTTGCAAGACTGAAATAAACTTATATATGAACATAATCGTACTAATAGTTAAAAACATATTTACttgactaaaaaaaattaaattttgttcatCGATTATGCTAAATTGTTGAagtatgttttaatttatatgtgtgtatatatattatatgtatatattagtataggGGTGCGCTATGGTCCATAAGTGAAATCCTGTAAAAAATCAAAGcgaatctcagcccttggatccttagattggatggttgtaATCATAATATCCGAGATACATTATTACACTAAAAGCTTTACATTATTATCTaggctacattattagactgcacaatctacattattagactacaccgtgttacattattagccgagctacattattagactacaaaacctacattattaggtgacacgtggcattaatctaacggttacatTACAGGATCCAAtggctgagatttgctttgatttttgacagaatttcacttatggacctgatcacatccctattaGTATATATGGGACATGCAAAACttccaaatcaaattaaatttcttccgTTAGTTAGGTTTATATATGGCTATATTTGTTATATGTGAAATATGCAAAACTTCCATATATTGCATAGCCATGTATGTTTCTAATTGGAGGTTGGGCCATTGTACatgtttatttgttaaaatattattgggAGGACATACCACATCAGCTTTCCACGTGGTATGTCCGGACCACTGAATATTTTCTCCTAATAATATAGattgtgtagtctaataatataggtcgactaataatgtatcgtttttaatgtaataatgGTTTGGATATTAAGATCACATCCATCCAATCTAAgaatccaagggctgagatttgctttgatttaaGACAGAATTTACCTTATGCACCATAGTGCACCCCAAATACTATATTCACATGTCaaagaaacatttattatcCAATTGTAGTAACGAACACATAAACGAAGACATAACTAATTTTCCCTCTAAACGAAACACATAACTGATTCCGACAACAAAATTCTATTCTCTTGAAACTCAAAAATTTCACTCTCATAAAAAATGCAGCAGCTGCGAATAATTGACTG is a window from the Salvia hispanica cultivar TCC Black 2014 chromosome 1, UniMelb_Shisp_WGS_1.0, whole genome shotgun sequence genome containing:
- the LOC125200578 gene encoding epidermal growth factor receptor substrate 15-like 1, with amino-acid sequence MAGVGMEKFEEYFQKADADRDGRISGAEAVNFLQGSNLPRQVLAQIWMYADQNGTGFLSRPEFYNALKLVTVAQSKRELTKDIVKAALYTPASAKIPPPQINVPATPGPHPSPVVASPLTQVGATPQPSSQNLGFRGPAPPTSSFNQQSGTVLSTSGMNQQLRPVPSSTGMNQQFGMVPSSVGVNQQSGTVLSTSGMNQQLRPVPSPTGMNHQFGMGPSSVGVNQQLLQGQPASLNHQYGQVPPNTNVNPQFFPSQGSQVRPPISMPTGPASRPPQAASGPYISGGMTGIGLPNTNNGFSVGSSVGPATQVSDRGVNPSISSVAPNSQDPLASFSGAKDPKAFVSSGIGPNSSAMFSSDLFSANQSSSQKVYSTPQQPTSSLPTSTAVDPVSSSAQTSAKPDPFEALHSTLRKPPAAVPAAQTQYVPKPNQQAPTQVTSSGLTPVSLTGMGNAMSEPSQISWPKMTRADIQKYAKVFMEVDTDRDGKITGDQARNLFLGWRLPREVLKQIWDLSDQDSDSMLSLREFCVALYLMERYREGKPLPSVIPNSVMLDETLVTLAGPPTAYGGMTWNPASGIRPQQGLPGVQPVTHAGLRPPLQPVVSQADGSRQYNQNAGGRTLDNSLGNQHSNGLVNALDVGGQEAAETTEKVDNKENVLLDSREKLEYYRTKMQDLVLYKSRCDNRLNEITERARADKSEAELLEKKYQEKYKQVAEIHSKLTIEEASFRDIQERKMELQQAITKMEQGGSADGILQVRADRIQSDLEELLKALAERCKKHSVEVKSAAIIELPQGWQPGIPEIAAVWDEDWDKFDDEGFSFDVALPEKGKPASVEREKSSPTHSYSPPDSPSNASEPEKPFVAGPSAFDAESVFSADESKSPRGSPERPTSYESPSKEYSEGHFRKSSDGDAETNRGFDEPSWGDFDNNDDIDSVWGFNTKDPDGAKNDEKYFFGSNDFGASSERSISPHAESAFPKSNLFFEDSVPSTPLTRAGDSPRYGNDSRDPFESFSRYDSFSTQDHASSPRGETYGRFDSISSSRGFDHSSNYSFDDSDPFGSSGPFKVSSDTSKEKF